Proteins encoded in a region of the Cytobacillus luteolus genome:
- the purL gene encoding phosphoribosylformylglycinamidine synthase subunit PurL, translated as MSLLLEPSTEMIKSEKIYREMGLSDEEFAMIENILGRTPNYTETGLFSVMWSEHCSYKNSKPVLRKFPTTGEKVLQGPGEGAGIVDIGDNQAVVFKIESHNHPSAIEPYQGAATGVGGIIRDVFSMGARPIALLNSLRFGELTSPRVKYLFEEVVAGIAGYGNCVGIPTVGGEIQFDPSYEGNPLVNAMCVGLINHEDIQKGQAKGIGNTVMYIGAKTGRDGIHGATFASEELSDESEAKRPAVQVGDPFMEKLLLEACLELVKCDALVGIQDMGAAGLTSSSAEMASKAGSGIEMNLDLVPQRELGMTGYEMMLSESQERMLVVVEKGREKEIQDIVSKYDLEAVAIGVVTDDKKLRLVHKGEVIADVPVDALAEDAPVYNKPSAEPAYYREFQAMEVGVPEVTDYNETLVKLLSQPTIASKEWVYNQYDYMVRTNTVVSPGSDAAVVRIRGTKKALAMTTDCNSRYLYLDPEVGGKIAVAEAARNVVCSGGQPLAITDCLNFGNPEKPEIFWQIEKAVDGMSEACRTLNSPVIGGNVSLYNETNGVAVYPTPVVGMVGLIEDIAHITTQEFKQAGDLIYVIGEAKPEFGGSELQKLMNGKIFGKAPELDLEAELRAQNQLLAAIREGVVASAHDVAEGGFAVAIAESAIGARGLGATVTVSGEAVTELFAESQSRFIVSVKPEDKARFEEMVDAKLVGEITNEASLVINNNQGEVLISSTVEELRSAWKGAIPCLLNSKA; from the coding sequence ATGTCGTTACTTCTTGAACCAAGTACTGAGATGATTAAGTCCGAAAAAATATATCGTGAAATGGGATTAAGTGACGAAGAGTTTGCCATGATTGAAAACATTCTTGGGCGTACTCCAAATTATACAGAAACTGGGTTATTCTCAGTTATGTGGTCTGAACACTGTAGCTATAAGAATTCTAAACCTGTGTTACGCAAATTTCCAACTACAGGGGAAAAGGTATTACAAGGGCCTGGTGAAGGTGCTGGAATCGTAGATATCGGTGACAACCAAGCAGTAGTATTTAAGATTGAAAGTCACAACCATCCTTCAGCAATCGAGCCATACCAAGGTGCTGCTACAGGTGTAGGTGGAATTATTCGTGATGTATTTTCAATGGGAGCACGTCCAATCGCTCTATTAAACTCTTTACGATTTGGAGAGTTAACATCACCTCGTGTGAAGTATTTGTTTGAGGAAGTAGTTGCAGGGATTGCAGGCTACGGAAATTGTGTTGGGATTCCAACGGTTGGTGGGGAAATCCAGTTTGATCCTTCTTATGAAGGTAACCCATTAGTAAATGCAATGTGTGTTGGATTGATCAATCATGAAGATATTCAAAAGGGTCAAGCAAAAGGAATCGGAAATACAGTAATGTACATTGGTGCAAAAACAGGTCGTGATGGTATTCATGGTGCAACATTTGCATCCGAGGAGCTTTCTGATGAATCAGAAGCAAAACGTCCAGCAGTTCAAGTTGGCGATCCATTCATGGAGAAGCTTTTACTAGAAGCATGCTTAGAGCTTGTTAAATGTGATGCCTTAGTTGGGATTCAAGATATGGGAGCAGCAGGATTAACTAGTTCATCTGCTGAAATGGCAAGTAAAGCGGGTTCAGGAATTGAAATGAACCTAGATTTAGTTCCACAACGTGAACTTGGCATGACTGGATATGAAATGATGTTATCAGAATCTCAAGAGCGTATGCTTGTTGTTGTTGAAAAAGGTAGAGAAAAAGAGATTCAAGATATTGTTTCGAAATACGACTTAGAAGCAGTAGCAATCGGTGTAGTAACAGATGATAAGAAGCTACGTTTAGTTCATAAAGGTGAAGTAATAGCGGATGTGCCAGTTGATGCACTTGCAGAAGATGCACCTGTATACAACAAGCCGTCAGCAGAACCAGCTTATTACCGTGAATTCCAAGCGATGGAAGTAGGAGTTCCGGAAGTAACTGATTACAACGAGACGTTAGTGAAGCTTCTATCACAACCAACTATTGCAAGCAAAGAGTGGGTTTATAATCAATACGATTACATGGTAAGAACAAATACAGTTGTATCACCTGGATCAGATGCTGCGGTTGTTCGTATTCGTGGTACTAAGAAAGCTTTAGCAATGACTACTGACTGTAATTCACGCTATTTATATTTAGATCCAGAAGTTGGTGGGAAAATTGCAGTAGCAGAAGCTGCACGTAATGTTGTTTGCTCAGGTGGTCAGCCACTGGCGATCACAGATTGCTTAAACTTTGGTAATCCGGAAAAACCAGAAATTTTTTGGCAAATTGAAAAAGCTGTAGATGGTATGAGTGAAGCATGTCGTACATTAAATTCACCTGTTATTGGTGGAAATGTATCTTTATATAATGAAACAAATGGTGTAGCTGTTTATCCAACGCCTGTTGTGGGTATGGTTGGTCTGATTGAGGATATTGCTCATATTACTACTCAAGAGTTCAAACAAGCTGGAGATTTAATCTATGTAATTGGAGAAGCAAAGCCTGAGTTTGGTGGAAGCGAGCTTCAAAAATTAATGAATGGCAAAATCTTTGGTAAAGCACCAGAATTAGATTTAGAAGCTGAGCTACGTGCACAAAATCAACTTTTAGCTGCAATTCGTGAAGGTGTTGTTGCATCTGCACATGATGTAGCAGAAGGTGGATTTGCAGTTGCTATAGCTGAAAGTGCAATTGGCGCAAGAGGATTAGGTGCTACAGTAACGGTGAGTGGAGAAGCTGTAACTGAA